A window of the Osmia lignaria lignaria isolate PbOS001 chromosome 2, iyOsmLign1, whole genome shotgun sequence genome harbors these coding sequences:
- the Grp170 gene encoding hypoxia up-regulated Grp170 co-chaperone protein isoform X1 — MKSSKLNMSIIWSLLIAIMTLIDNSNGVAVMSIDIGSESMKVAIVSPGVPMEIALNKESKRKTPVTIAFRNGERSFGEDAQVVGIKSPKNSFSYILDLLGKSIDNPMVQLYQKRFPYYDIISDEERKTIAFRLDQNTTFTPEELLAQILYKGKEFAETSAGQTISEAVITVPGFFNQIERRALAQAADLAGIKVLQLINDYTAVALNYGIFRSKEINDTAHYVMFYDMGASSTTATVVSYQNVKTKEKGFVETNPHVSILGVGYDRTLGGLEVQLRLQHHLAKEFDALNKTSNSVFKNPKAMAKLFKEAGRVKNVLSANTDHFAQVEGLIDEHDFRVQVTREKLEQLCTDIFERVENPIKIALKTSGLTMDVISQVVIVGAGTRMPKIQEYLRQYLTVELSKNINTDEAATLGAVYKAADLSKGFKVKKFVTRDAVLFPIQIIFDRTVDNRVKQVKKSLFGRMNPYPQKKIITFNKYTENFQFHINYAELDYLPPNETAAIGNLNISTITLSGVAEALEKHTKEGAESKGIKAHFAMDDSGILNLLNVELVSEKSSSASDEEEGTFSILGSTISKLFAGSEDKEGKAEEPLKEDIKPVHEEPEYPDLQKETEDKTKKKNETTTTEDKATNKTEKVEKEKEKKATIVTIKEPIKAEEIKLGSQILSGDKLVESRDKLHRLDVYDFEKTRRETALNNLETFIIDAQQRLQSEEYAVAATPQEIESILKACSEISEWLYEDGFTATAEVYEEKLAELQKLTNDVYERVYEHRERPEVLKGMTSMLNASTTFLNNMKNLSLSSDIFTQVEIETLEKVINETQEYHDTVVKSFAETSLHELVKYKVRDIANKMAVLDREVKYLINKAKIWRPKQDTATNHTASTNENATDTKEQSQSESVPKTTADSQTEKQSKEDQSDNIEVQNEKSEGSEESEEALKDNKAQAKTQEEEIHQEL; from the exons ATGAAATCAAGCAAATTAAATATGTCTATTATTTGGTCATTATTGATTGCTATCATGACCCTTATTGATAATAGCAATGGGGTTGCTGTTATGAGTATTGATATTGGTAGTGAATCAATGAAAGTTGCTATTGTTTCg CCTGGTGTTCCAATGGAAATAGCTCTTAACAAAGAATCAAAGAGGAAAACGCCAGTTACAATAGCATTTCGTAACGGAGAAAGAAGTTTTGGAGAAGATGCTCAAGTAGTAGGAATTAAATCACCTAAAAACAGTTTTTCTTACATATTAGATCTCTTAGGAAAATCAATAGATAATCCTATGGTGCAGCTTTATCAAAAACGGTTTCCatattatgatattatttctGACGAAGAACGTAAAACAATTGCATTCAGACTTGATCAAAATACTACATTTACTCCTGAGGAACTACTTGcacaaattttgtataaaggaaaagaatttgCAGAAACTTCAGCTGGTCAGACGATTAGTGAAGCAGTAATAACTGTTCCAGGATTTTTCAATCAAATTGAAAGAAGAGCTCTTGCCCAAGCAGCAGATCTTGCGGGAATCAAAGTTTTGCAACTAATTAATGATTATACTGCTGTTGCATTAAATTATGGAATTTTTCGTAGCAAAGAAATAAACGATACTGCACATTATGTGATGTTTTATGATATGGGGGCTAGCAGTACAACTGCAACAGTTGTAAGTTATCAAAACGTGAAAACGAAGGAGAAAGGATTTGTTGAAACTAATCCACATGTTTCTATTCTGGGAGTGGGTTATGATCGTACTTTGGGAGGATTAGAAGTGCAACTTAGACTACAACATCATTTAGCTAAGGAATTTGATGCGTTAAATAAAACATCAAATTCAGTATTTAAAAATCCAAAAGCAATGGCAAAACTTTTTAAAGAAGCTGGTCGTGTCAAGAATGTATTAAGTGCAAATACAGATCATTTTGCTCAAGTTGAAGGGCTGATAGATGAACATGATTTTAGGGTGCAAGTTACCAGAGAAAAACTGGAACAACTTTGCACTGATATATTTGAACGTGTAGAAAATCCTATTAAAATTGCTTTAAAAACATCAG gtTTGACAATGGATGTTATATCTCAAGTTGTAATAGTAGGAGCTGGTACTAGAATGCCAAAGATACAGGAGTATTTAAGACAGTATTTAACAGTTGAACtatctaaaaatattaatacagaTGAAGCAGCTACATTAGGAGCAGTATACAAAGCTGCAGATCTTAGTAAAGGATTCAAAGTGAAGAAATTCGTTACCAGAGATGCTGTGCTGTTTCCTATACAAATAATTTTTGACAGAACTGTTGATAACAGAGTAAAACAA GTCAAAAAGTCATTATTTGGCAGAATGAATCCATACCcacaaaagaaaattataacatttaataaatatacagaaaatttCCAATTCCATATTAATTATGCTGAATTGGACTACTTGCCTCCTAACGAAACAGC tgctattggtaatttaaatatatctacTATCACTTTATCTGGTGTAGCTGAAGCTTTAGAAAAGCATACTAAAGAAGGAGCAGAAAGTAAAGGGATTAAAGCACATTTTGCCATGGATGATAGTGGCATACTTAATTTGTTGAATGTAGAATTAGTGTCAGAAAAATCAAGTTCAGCTTCTGACGAAGAAGAGGGTACTTTCTCAATACTTGGCTCAACTATTAGTAAACTTTTTGCAG GATCAGAAGACAAAGAAGGAAAAGCAGAGGAGCCATTAAAAGAAGACATCAAACCAGTTCATGAGGAACCAGAGTATCCTGACTTACAAAAGGAAACGGAAGataaaacgaagaagaaaaatgaaactacCACCACTGAAGATAAAGCAACAAACAAAactgaaaaagtagaaaaagaaaaggagaaaaaggctACGATTGTAACGATTAAAGAGCCTATTAAAGCTGAAGAAATCAAATTAGGATCTCAGATTCTTTCTGGAGATAAACTTGTTGAATCTCGTGATAA ATTGCATCGTTTAGATGTATATGATTTCGAAAAAACGAGACGCGAAACAGCTTTGAACAATTTAGAAACATTCATAATTGATGCTCAACAAAGATTACAATCTGAGGAATATGCCGTTGCAGCTACACCTCAAGAAATAGAAAGTATATTAAAAGCGTGTTCTGAAATTTCTGAATGGTTGTACGAAGATGGATTCACTGCAACTGCTGAAGTATACGAGGAAAAATTGGCAGAACTTCAAAAATTAACTAACGACGTGTACGAGCGTGTCTACGAACATAGAGAACGTCCAGAAGTGTTAAAGGGCATGACTTCTATGTTAAACGCAAGCACAACGTTTTTAAACAACATGAAAAATTTGAGCTTGTCAAGTGACATTTTTACACAAGTCGAGATAGAAACATTAGAAAAAGTGATTAATGAAACTCAG GAATACCATGATACAGTTGTTAAATCCTTTGCTGAGACGAGTTTACATGAACTAGTAAAATATAAAGTTCGcgatattgcaaataaaatggCGGTACTCGATAGGGAAGTAAAATATCTTATAAATAAGGCAAAAATATGGAGACCAAAGCAAGATACTGCGACAAATCATACAGCAAGCACAAATGAAAACGCGACAGATACGAAAGAACAATCTCAATCAGAATCTGTTCCTAAAACAACGGCTGATTCACAAACGGAAAAACAGTCAAAAGAGGATCAATCTGATAATATAGaagtacaaaatgaaaaatcagaAGGTTCAGAAGAATCAGAAGAGGCGTTAAAAGACAACAAAGCCCAGGCGAAaactcaagaagaagagatacaTCAAGAACTTTAA
- the Grp170 gene encoding hypoxia up-regulated Grp170 co-chaperone protein isoform X2 — MKSSKLNMSIIWSLLIAIMTLIDNSNGVAVMSIDIGSESMKVAIVSPGVPMEIALNKESKRKTPVTIAFRNGERSFGEDAQVVGIKSPKNSFSYILDLLGKSIDNPMVQLYQKRFPYYDIISDEERKTIAFRLDQNTTFTPEELLAQILYKGKEFAETSAGQTISEAVITVPGFFNQIERRALAQAADLAGIKVLQLINDYTAVALNYGIFRSKEINDTAHYVMFYDMGASSTTATVVSYQNVKTKEKGFVETNPHVSILGVGYDRTLGGLEVQLRLQHHLAKEFDALNKTSNSVFKNPKAMAKLFKEAGRVKNVLSANTDHFAQVEGLIDEHDFRVQVTREKLEQLCTDIFERVENPIKIALKTSGLTMDVISQVVIVGAGTRMPKIQEYLRQYLTVELSKNINTDEAATLGAVYKAADLSKGFKVKKFVTRDAVLFPIQIIFDRTVDNRVKQVKKSLFGRMNPYPQKKIITFNKYTENFQFHINYAELDYLPPNETAAIGNLNISTITLSGVAEALEKHTKEGAESKGIKAHFAMDDSGILNLLNVELVSEKSSSASDEEEGSEDKEGKAEEPLKEDIKPVHEEPEYPDLQKETEDKTKKKNETTTTEDKATNKTEKVEKEKEKKATIVTIKEPIKAEEIKLGSQILSGDKLVESRDKLHRLDVYDFEKTRRETALNNLETFIIDAQQRLQSEEYAVAATPQEIESILKACSEISEWLYEDGFTATAEVYEEKLAELQKLTNDVYERVYEHRERPEVLKGMTSMLNASTTFLNNMKNLSLSSDIFTQVEIETLEKVINETQEYHDTVVKSFAETSLHELVKYKVRDIANKMAVLDREVKYLINKAKIWRPKQDTATNHTASTNENATDTKEQSQSESVPKTTADSQTEKQSKEDQSDNIEVQNEKSEGSEESEEALKDNKAQAKTQEEEIHQEL, encoded by the exons ATGAAATCAAGCAAATTAAATATGTCTATTATTTGGTCATTATTGATTGCTATCATGACCCTTATTGATAATAGCAATGGGGTTGCTGTTATGAGTATTGATATTGGTAGTGAATCAATGAAAGTTGCTATTGTTTCg CCTGGTGTTCCAATGGAAATAGCTCTTAACAAAGAATCAAAGAGGAAAACGCCAGTTACAATAGCATTTCGTAACGGAGAAAGAAGTTTTGGAGAAGATGCTCAAGTAGTAGGAATTAAATCACCTAAAAACAGTTTTTCTTACATATTAGATCTCTTAGGAAAATCAATAGATAATCCTATGGTGCAGCTTTATCAAAAACGGTTTCCatattatgatattatttctGACGAAGAACGTAAAACAATTGCATTCAGACTTGATCAAAATACTACATTTACTCCTGAGGAACTACTTGcacaaattttgtataaaggaaaagaatttgCAGAAACTTCAGCTGGTCAGACGATTAGTGAAGCAGTAATAACTGTTCCAGGATTTTTCAATCAAATTGAAAGAAGAGCTCTTGCCCAAGCAGCAGATCTTGCGGGAATCAAAGTTTTGCAACTAATTAATGATTATACTGCTGTTGCATTAAATTATGGAATTTTTCGTAGCAAAGAAATAAACGATACTGCACATTATGTGATGTTTTATGATATGGGGGCTAGCAGTACAACTGCAACAGTTGTAAGTTATCAAAACGTGAAAACGAAGGAGAAAGGATTTGTTGAAACTAATCCACATGTTTCTATTCTGGGAGTGGGTTATGATCGTACTTTGGGAGGATTAGAAGTGCAACTTAGACTACAACATCATTTAGCTAAGGAATTTGATGCGTTAAATAAAACATCAAATTCAGTATTTAAAAATCCAAAAGCAATGGCAAAACTTTTTAAAGAAGCTGGTCGTGTCAAGAATGTATTAAGTGCAAATACAGATCATTTTGCTCAAGTTGAAGGGCTGATAGATGAACATGATTTTAGGGTGCAAGTTACCAGAGAAAAACTGGAACAACTTTGCACTGATATATTTGAACGTGTAGAAAATCCTATTAAAATTGCTTTAAAAACATCAG gtTTGACAATGGATGTTATATCTCAAGTTGTAATAGTAGGAGCTGGTACTAGAATGCCAAAGATACAGGAGTATTTAAGACAGTATTTAACAGTTGAACtatctaaaaatattaatacagaTGAAGCAGCTACATTAGGAGCAGTATACAAAGCTGCAGATCTTAGTAAAGGATTCAAAGTGAAGAAATTCGTTACCAGAGATGCTGTGCTGTTTCCTATACAAATAATTTTTGACAGAACTGTTGATAACAGAGTAAAACAA GTCAAAAAGTCATTATTTGGCAGAATGAATCCATACCcacaaaagaaaattataacatttaataaatatacagaaaatttCCAATTCCATATTAATTATGCTGAATTGGACTACTTGCCTCCTAACGAAACAGC tgctattggtaatttaaatatatctacTATCACTTTATCTGGTGTAGCTGAAGCTTTAGAAAAGCATACTAAAGAAGGAGCAGAAAGTAAAGGGATTAAAGCACATTTTGCCATGGATGATAGTGGCATACTTAATTTGTTGAATGTAGAATTAGTGTCAGAAAAATCAAGTTCAGCTTCTGACGAAGAAGAGG GATCAGAAGACAAAGAAGGAAAAGCAGAGGAGCCATTAAAAGAAGACATCAAACCAGTTCATGAGGAACCAGAGTATCCTGACTTACAAAAGGAAACGGAAGataaaacgaagaagaaaaatgaaactacCACCACTGAAGATAAAGCAACAAACAAAactgaaaaagtagaaaaagaaaaggagaaaaaggctACGATTGTAACGATTAAAGAGCCTATTAAAGCTGAAGAAATCAAATTAGGATCTCAGATTCTTTCTGGAGATAAACTTGTTGAATCTCGTGATAA ATTGCATCGTTTAGATGTATATGATTTCGAAAAAACGAGACGCGAAACAGCTTTGAACAATTTAGAAACATTCATAATTGATGCTCAACAAAGATTACAATCTGAGGAATATGCCGTTGCAGCTACACCTCAAGAAATAGAAAGTATATTAAAAGCGTGTTCTGAAATTTCTGAATGGTTGTACGAAGATGGATTCACTGCAACTGCTGAAGTATACGAGGAAAAATTGGCAGAACTTCAAAAATTAACTAACGACGTGTACGAGCGTGTCTACGAACATAGAGAACGTCCAGAAGTGTTAAAGGGCATGACTTCTATGTTAAACGCAAGCACAACGTTTTTAAACAACATGAAAAATTTGAGCTTGTCAAGTGACATTTTTACACAAGTCGAGATAGAAACATTAGAAAAAGTGATTAATGAAACTCAG GAATACCATGATACAGTTGTTAAATCCTTTGCTGAGACGAGTTTACATGAACTAGTAAAATATAAAGTTCGcgatattgcaaataaaatggCGGTACTCGATAGGGAAGTAAAATATCTTATAAATAAGGCAAAAATATGGAGACCAAAGCAAGATACTGCGACAAATCATACAGCAAGCACAAATGAAAACGCGACAGATACGAAAGAACAATCTCAATCAGAATCTGTTCCTAAAACAACGGCTGATTCACAAACGGAAAAACAGTCAAAAGAGGATCAATCTGATAATATAGaagtacaaaatgaaaaatcagaAGGTTCAGAAGAATCAGAAGAGGCGTTAAAAGACAACAAAGCCCAGGCGAAaactcaagaagaagagatacaTCAAGAACTTTAA
- the Sbat gene encoding LSMD1 domain-containing protein Sbat isoform X1 translates to MKEGNNVSNVTNDEYIHGNGEVVNTEESPAKQKLRGWLNRNLRIKMTDGRVLMGAFLCTDRDANVILGSCSEFLSEDHTEARTLGLVMIPGRHIVTIHLDA, encoded by the exons ATGAAAGAAGGGAACAATGTATCGAACGTAACAAACGACGAATATATTCATGGGAATGGAGAG GTTGTTAATACAGAGGAATCTCCTGCAAAACAGAAATTACGTGGATGGCTGAATCGAAATTTACGAATAAAAATGACAGATGGTCGAGTTTTAATGGGTGCATTTTTATGTACGGATCGTGATGCTAATGTGATTTTAGGATCATGTTCAGAATTTTTATCAGAAGATCACACAGAAGCAAGAACTCTTGGTTTAGTGATGATACCTGGTAGACACATTGTAACAATACACCTTGATGCTTGA
- the Sbat gene encoding LSMD1 domain-containing protein Sbat isoform X2 translates to MKEGNNVSNVTNDEYIHGNGEKLRGWLNRNLRIKMTDGRVLMGAFLCTDRDANVILGSCSEFLSEDHTEARTLGLVMIPGRHIVTIHLDA, encoded by the exons ATGAAAGAAGGGAACAATGTATCGAACGTAACAAACGACGAATATATTCATGGGAATGGAGAG AAATTACGTGGATGGCTGAATCGAAATTTACGAATAAAAATGACAGATGGTCGAGTTTTAATGGGTGCATTTTTATGTACGGATCGTGATGCTAATGTGATTTTAGGATCATGTTCAGAATTTTTATCAGAAGATCACACAGAAGCAAGAACTCTTGGTTTAGTGATGATACCTGGTAGACACATTGTAACAATACACCTTGATGCTTGA